The following proteins come from a genomic window of Gordonia westfalica:
- the recD gene encoding exodeoxyribonuclease V subunit alpha, whose amino-acid sequence MSTPDVQRVDSATGTLAEWNTAGLLAAADLHITDRLIRMCGEPVSDDARLGAALAIRAVRLGSTCLALDRIGELAGEGAADIEMPSPRDLLDALAASPLVTGSDAGPLRPLVVRDSVDGPLVYLQKYFRQEQTIREILDRRARTSPSVDTEALGEAVATVYSSPDDGTLQKLAAAVAATRWTTVLAGGPGTGKTYTVARILAVLDRLQGPGLRIGLCAPTGRAAAQLQASVEAESTLPVTAHAVTLHSLLGWRPGSNPRYGRGRTLPHDVIVVDETSMLSMTAMSRLLDAVRPDARVVFVGDPHQLASVEAGAVLADLVERTDLPDAGSEELPATLTQAFDAVGLDPAAERLDPDDVARLADGVITLRRQFRFGGGISQVAAAVNAGDPDAVLELVTSPDIDDVELVAPDDLDGVAGDILSWGRGLRAAAGKGDAEGALDALDSHRVLCAHREGSWGVRGWTTRITDWLGTTEAEHMGWYVGQPILVTANDRQTSTFNGDTGVVIADPDAGATDSVRVAFRRGGEIRLLHPTQLADVVSVHAMTIHRSQGSQFDQVTVVLPPAGSELLTRELLYTAITRARSRVRIVGTADVLAAAVNRRVQRASGLRSTLTAIGPAAP is encoded by the coding sequence ATGAGCACACCCGATGTCCAGCGCGTCGATTCGGCGACCGGCACACTCGCCGAATGGAACACCGCGGGTCTCCTGGCCGCCGCGGATCTGCACATCACCGACCGGTTGATCCGGATGTGCGGCGAACCCGTATCCGACGACGCCCGGCTCGGTGCCGCCCTCGCGATTCGCGCGGTGCGGCTGGGTTCCACCTGCCTCGCGCTGGATCGCATCGGCGAACTGGCGGGGGAGGGCGCCGCGGACATCGAGATGCCCTCGCCGCGAGATCTTCTCGACGCGCTGGCGGCGAGTCCGCTCGTCACCGGCAGCGACGCGGGACCGTTGCGGCCGCTCGTGGTGCGGGATTCCGTCGACGGCCCACTCGTGTACCTACAGAAGTACTTCCGACAGGAACAGACGATCCGGGAGATCCTCGACCGGCGGGCGCGGACGTCGCCGTCGGTCGACACCGAGGCGCTCGGCGAGGCCGTCGCGACGGTCTACTCCTCACCCGACGACGGCACACTGCAGAAGCTGGCGGCTGCGGTGGCGGCGACGCGCTGGACGACGGTCCTCGCGGGCGGCCCGGGAACCGGCAAGACCTACACCGTCGCCCGCATCCTCGCCGTCCTCGACCGTCTCCAGGGACCTGGCCTGCGCATCGGCCTCTGCGCACCCACCGGCCGCGCCGCCGCGCAACTCCAGGCCTCGGTCGAGGCCGAATCCACGCTGCCGGTCACCGCCCACGCGGTCACACTCCATTCGCTGCTCGGCTGGCGCCCCGGCTCGAACCCCCGGTACGGACGCGGTCGCACGCTGCCCCACGACGTCATCGTCGTCGACGAGACGTCGATGCTGTCGATGACCGCGATGAGTCGACTGCTCGACGCCGTCCGCCCCGACGCGCGGGTCGTGTTCGTCGGCGATCCCCATCAGCTGGCCTCGGTGGAGGCGGGTGCCGTGCTCGCCGACCTCGTCGAGCGGACCGACCTGCCGGACGCCGGGTCGGAGGAATTGCCGGCGACTCTGACGCAGGCCTTCGATGCGGTGGGCCTCGACCCCGCCGCCGAGCGACTCGACCCCGACGACGTGGCGCGACTGGCCGACGGCGTGATCACCCTGCGGAGGCAGTTCCGGTTCGGCGGTGGCATCTCGCAGGTCGCCGCCGCGGTCAACGCCGGCGATCCCGACGCGGTCCTGGAACTGGTCACGTCACCGGACATCGACGATGTCGAGCTGGTGGCACCCGACGATCTCGACGGCGTGGCCGGCGACATCCTGAGCTGGGGTCGTGGCCTGCGCGCCGCAGCCGGGAAGGGTGACGCGGAGGGTGCCCTGGACGCCCTCGACAGTCACCGGGTCCTGTGTGCGCACCGCGAGGGTTCGTGGGGTGTGCGCGGCTGGACCACGCGCATCACCGACTGGCTGGGCACCACCGAGGCCGAACACATGGGTTGGTATGTCGGACAACCGATCCTGGTTACGGCGAATGACCGCCAGACCTCGACCTTCAACGGCGACACCGGCGTGGTGATCGCCGATCCGGACGCCGGCGCGACGGATTCGGTGCGGGTGGCGTTCCGCCGCGGCGGCGAGATCCGGCTGCTGCACCCCACCCAGCTCGCCGACGTGGTGTCGGTTCACGCGATGACCATCCACCGCAGCCAGGGCAGCCAGTTCGACCAGGTGACCGTCGTCCTGCCGCCGGCAGGCTCGGAGCTGCTGACGCGTGAGCTCCTGTACACCGCGATCACCCGCGCACGGAGCCGGGTGCGGATCGTCGGGACCGCCGATGTCCTCGCCGCGGCCGTGAACCGACGCGTGCAGCGCGCCAGCGGGTTGCGGTCGACGCTCACCGCGATCGGACCCGCCGCTCCCTGA
- a CDS encoding PIG-L family deacetylase gives MGTPRLLLVHAHPDDESLWTGGLTARHVDAGGEADLVMCTWAEGTIRHQELTEAVDILGMPRPPIMLGYADDRRPESAPDAERLCAASFDEQVRALTKHIRELKPDIVVTYDALGIYGHPDHVHAHRLACAAADAAASTKLYHRAGPAWRVRSLYFATIPEWMMDLLAPGLFPEIPREQLPGTPDSEIDVVVDVSDLAARKKAGVTAHRSEVDRSRAIAGFMSLPDEIQHKLLGVECYQRRDLVPGGCDLI, from the coding sequence ATGGGTACGCCTCGACTGCTGCTGGTGCATGCACACCCCGACGACGAGTCGCTGTGGACCGGCGGGCTCACCGCCCGTCATGTCGACGCCGGCGGCGAAGCCGACCTGGTGATGTGCACCTGGGCCGAGGGCACGATCCGGCACCAAGAGCTGACCGAGGCCGTCGACATCCTCGGCATGCCGCGCCCGCCGATCATGCTCGGCTACGCCGACGATCGCCGCCCCGAATCGGCCCCGGACGCCGAACGACTGTGCGCCGCGTCGTTCGACGAGCAGGTCCGGGCACTCACCAAGCACATCCGCGAACTCAAGCCCGACATCGTCGTCACCTATGACGCGCTCGGCATCTACGGACACCCCGATCACGTCCACGCCCACCGCTTGGCCTGTGCCGCCGCCGATGCCGCGGCCTCGACGAAGCTCTACCACCGCGCCGGTCCGGCCTGGCGGGTCCGGTCGCTCTACTTCGCGACGATCCCCGAGTGGATGATGGACCTGCTCGCCCCCGGCCTCTTTCCCGAGATCCCGCGCGAGCAACTGCCCGGCACACCGGATTCCGAGATCGACGTGGTCGTCGACGTGTCGGATCTGGCGGCGCGCAAGAAGGCCGGCGTCACCGCACACCGGTCGGAGGTCGACCGGAGCCGGGCGATCGCGGGGTTCATGTCGCTGCCCGACGAGATCCAGCACAAGTTGCTGGGCGTCGAGTGCTACCAGCGACGTGATCTCGTGCCGGGTGGGTGTGACCTGATCTGA
- the htpG gene encoding molecular chaperone HtpG — MSAQPEVHEFQAETRQLLDLMVHSIYSNKDSFLRELISNASDALDKLRLESLLDKDLDVDTSDLHITLDPDAEKRTLVVADNGIGMTRDEVVGLIGTLARSGTAELRRSLAEAREKGVSDAAAEELIGQFGIGFYSTFMVAEKVTLVTRKAGHSIGTRWESTGDGTYTIDDVPDAPQGTSVTLALKPVDTEDHLYDYADKSKLRQLVKRYSDFIAWPIRMDVEKTVPVETPDSDTESDEDKTPETKTIVEAETINSMKALWAKSRSDVTDDEYHEFYRHVSHAWDAPLETITLQAEGTFEYQALLFIPTQPPFDLFMRDSKVGIHLYVKRVFIMDDCAELMPEYLRFVKGVVDAADLSLNVSREILQQDRQIRAIRRRLTKKVISTVAEMRDSRPDDYRTFWDGFGRVIKEGLVNDPDNRDALLKASSFASTHSEEELTTLADYIGRMKSGQDTIYYMTGESRQQIVNSPHMEAFRAKGIEVLVLSDPVDEMWVSAGAEFEGKSFQSVAKGAVDLDADDSDSDDTSKDEQNKAYADLLSWLTTTLSDDVSETRLSSRLTESPACLVGDTFSMSPQLEKLYRASGQEFPKSKRALELNPDHPLVAALNKAYANGDHDKLVPTAKLVYGMAVIAEGGELEDPAEFAKLLAGSLTESFAAGSDS; from the coding sequence ATGAGCGCTCAGCCCGAAGTTCACGAGTTCCAGGCGGAGACCCGGCAGCTGCTGGATCTCATGGTCCACTCGATCTACTCCAACAAGGACAGCTTCCTGCGTGAGCTGATCTCGAACGCATCCGATGCGCTCGACAAACTGCGTCTGGAGTCGTTGCTCGACAAGGATCTCGACGTCGACACCTCCGACCTGCACATCACCCTCGACCCGGACGCGGAGAAGCGCACCCTGGTCGTCGCCGACAACGGCATCGGCATGACCCGCGACGAGGTCGTCGGACTCATCGGCACACTCGCCCGGTCGGGCACCGCGGAACTGCGCCGCTCGCTCGCCGAGGCACGGGAGAAGGGCGTCTCCGACGCCGCAGCCGAGGAACTCATCGGCCAGTTCGGCATCGGCTTCTACTCGACGTTCATGGTCGCCGAGAAGGTCACTCTGGTGACGCGCAAGGCCGGTCACAGCATCGGTACGCGCTGGGAGTCGACCGGCGACGGCACCTACACGATCGACGACGTGCCGGACGCGCCGCAGGGCACCTCGGTCACCCTGGCGCTCAAGCCGGTCGACACCGAGGACCACCTGTACGACTACGCCGACAAGTCCAAGCTCCGGCAGCTCGTCAAGCGCTACTCCGACTTCATCGCGTGGCCGATCCGCATGGACGTCGAGAAGACGGTCCCGGTCGAGACGCCCGACTCCGACACCGAGTCCGACGAGGACAAGACCCCCGAGACGAAGACGATCGTCGAGGCGGAGACCATCAACTCGATGAAGGCCCTGTGGGCCAAGTCGCGGTCGGACGTGACCGACGACGAGTACCACGAGTTCTACCGGCACGTGTCCCACGCCTGGGACGCGCCGCTGGAGACCATCACCCTGCAGGCCGAGGGCACCTTCGAGTACCAGGCGCTGCTGTTCATCCCGACGCAGCCGCCGTTCGACCTGTTCATGCGGGACAGCAAGGTCGGCATCCACCTGTACGTCAAGCGCGTGTTCATCATGGATGACTGCGCCGAGCTGATGCCGGAGTACCTGCGCTTCGTCAAGGGTGTCGTCGACGCCGCGGATCTCTCGCTCAACGTCTCGCGCGAGATCCTGCAGCAGGACCGGCAGATCCGCGCGATCCGTCGTCGCCTCACCAAGAAGGTCATCTCGACGGTTGCCGAGATGCGCGACAGCCGCCCCGACGACTACCGCACCTTCTGGGACGGCTTCGGGCGTGTGATCAAGGAAGGCCTCGTCAACGACCCGGACAACCGCGACGCGCTGCTCAAGGCGTCGTCCTTCGCGAGCACCCACTCGGAGGAGGAGCTCACGACGCTGGCCGACTACATCGGCCGGATGAAGAGCGGCCAGGACACGATCTACTACATGACCGGCGAGTCCCGGCAGCAGATCGTCAACTCCCCGCACATGGAGGCGTTCCGCGCCAAGGGGATCGAGGTGCTCGTCCTGTCCGACCCGGTCGACGAGATGTGGGTGTCGGCCGGTGCCGAGTTCGAGGGCAAGTCGTTCCAGTCGGTCGCCAAAGGGGCGGTCGATCTCGACGCCGACGACTCCGACTCCGACGACACGTCGAAGGACGAGCAGAACAAGGCCTACGCCGACCTGCTGTCGTGGCTGACCACCACACTGTCCGACGACGTCAGCGAGACCCGGTTGTCGTCGCGGCTGACGGAATCGCCGGCGTGCCTGGTGGGTGACACGTTCTCGATGTCGCCGCAGCTGGAGAAGCTGTACCGGGCCTCGGGACAGGAGTTCCCGAAGTCCAAGCGTGCGCTCGAGCTCAACCCCGACCACCCGCTGGTCGCGGCGCTCAACAAGGCTTATGCGAACGGCGATCACGACAAGCTGGTCCCGACCGCGAAGCTCGTCTACGGCATGGCCGTGATCGCCGAGGGCGGCGAGCTCGAGGACCCGGCGGAGTTCGCGAAGCTTCTCGCGGGCAGCCTGACCGAATCGTTCGCGGCCGGATCGGATTCCTGA